In Pseudovibrio brasiliensis, the following are encoded in one genomic region:
- the folB gene encoding dihydroneopterin aldolase, translating to MNENKIFLEGLSFFAFHGLHDEEAKLGQRFIIDLTCWADFEKATVSDDYEDTICYGTLAKTVEDVVTNSRFNLLERLAGAICDAVFAMDARISKITVKVNKPSAPVPVHTGGFGVEVTRARPTANS from the coding sequence ATGAATGAAAACAAGATATTTCTGGAAGGCCTGTCATTCTTTGCATTCCACGGCCTGCATGATGAAGAAGCCAAGTTGGGCCAACGCTTTATCATTGACCTCACCTGTTGGGCAGATTTTGAAAAAGCAACTGTTTCAGACGATTATGAAGACACCATTTGCTACGGCACACTGGCCAAAACAGTAGAGGATGTTGTGACCAACTCCCGCTTTAACCTGCTGGAACGCCTTGCAGGAGCCATTTGCGATGCAGTGTTCGCTATGGATGCGCGAATCTCCAAAATCACCGTCAAAGTGAACAAACCATCTGCTCCGGTGCCCGTTCATACCGGTGGCTTTGGGGTGGAAGTTACCCGTGCCCGCCCTACCGCAAACAGTTAA